In one Methylobacterium sp. SyP6R genomic region, the following are encoded:
- a CDS encoding FliM/FliN family flagellar motor switch protein — protein MAVLDILKVDLAVVLGQTRMPIHMLLRMGRGAVIELDSTDSDMVEILANNHPIARGQIVVTGNRISVEVTELIRKAEVVQEPGIRIGDGSAGLLGALSDAL, from the coding sequence TTGGCGGTACTCGACATTCTCAAGGTGGACCTCGCGGTCGTGCTCGGGCAGACCCGGATGCCGATCCACATGCTGCTGCGCATGGGCCGCGGCGCGGTCATCGAACTCGACTCGACCGACTCCGATATGGTCGAGATCCTCGCCAACAACCACCCGATCGCCCGCGGGCAGATCGTGGTCACCGGCAACCGCATCTCCGTGGAGGTCACGGAGCTGATCCGCAAGGCCGAGGTGGTGCAGGAGCCCGGCATCCGCATCGGCGACGGCAGCGCCGGGCTGCTCGGCGCCCTGTCGGACGCCCTCTAG
- a CDS encoding ATP-binding protein — translation MTDVPAPVPAAEAPGEAGLLRAVLSAAPLPSLLVAPGPSGAVCFANPAALALFGEAPAGLAGLGAEPEAEVALRALLAADGPASAEVLLRRHDGATLWALLHLSPVAGAEPCSLVQVVETSRCRDLEAALSLAERREALGQLTNGVAHEFNNLLQILVGYVDGLRRRLGEHPDAFVQRALSRSTDAAERASSLTRHLLAFSRRHRPEPRPVDLNGLLRDYRERALGVLGEGIALDLDLAGDLWIACVDPIQTELILQILLRNAAEAMPAGGCVTIQTCNHGGEGVAADGAAGRHVALTLADTGAGMPPEVLARALEPFFTTREPGRGTGLAILNALVKRQNGAVALRSSPGEGTVVRLTFPAAATPRSQRSAAAR, via the coding sequence GTGACGGATGTCCCCGCGCCAGTGCCGGCCGCTGAGGCGCCGGGGGAGGCCGGGCTCCTGCGCGCCGTCCTCTCGGCCGCCCCCCTGCCGTCCCTGCTGGTCGCGCCCGGCCCCTCGGGCGCGGTGTGCTTCGCCAACCCGGCCGCCCTCGCCCTCTTCGGGGAAGCGCCCGCCGGCCTCGCCGGCCTCGGTGCCGAGCCGGAGGCCGAGGTGGCGTTGCGCGCGCTGCTTGCCGCCGACGGGCCGGCGAGCGCCGAGGTGCTGCTGCGCCGGCACGACGGCGCGACGCTCTGGGCGCTCCTCCATCTCTCGCCGGTGGCGGGGGCGGAGCCGTGCAGCCTCGTCCAGGTCGTCGAGACCTCCCGCTGCCGCGACCTCGAGGCGGCGCTCAGCCTGGCGGAGCGGCGCGAGGCTTTGGGCCAACTTACCAACGGCGTCGCGCACGAGTTCAACAACCTGCTGCAGATCCTGGTCGGCTACGTCGACGGCCTGCGCCGGCGCCTCGGCGAGCATCCGGACGCCTTCGTCCAGCGCGCGCTCAGCCGTTCGACCGACGCCGCCGAGCGCGCGTCGTCGCTCACCCGCCACCTCCTCGCGTTCTCGCGCAGGCACCGGCCCGAGCCGCGGCCGGTCGACCTCAACGGCCTGCTGCGCGACTACCGGGAGCGGGCGCTGGGCGTCCTGGGGGAGGGGATCGCCCTCGACCTCGATCTTGCCGGCGATCTGTGGATCGCCTGCGTCGATCCGATCCAGACCGAGCTGATCCTGCAGATCCTGCTGCGCAACGCCGCCGAGGCGATGCCGGCGGGCGGGTGCGTCACGATTCAGACCTGCAACCACGGCGGCGAGGGCGTGGCCGCCGACGGGGCGGCGGGGCGCCACGTCGCGCTCACCCTGGCGGATACCGGGGCCGGCATGCCGCCGGAGGTGCTGGCCCGGGCGCTCGAGCCGTTCTTCACCACCCGCGAGCCCGGCCGCGGCACGGGGCTCGCCATCCTCAACGCCCTGGTCAAGCGCCAGAACGGTGCCGTCGCCCTGCGCAGCAGCCCCGGCGAGGGCACGGTGGTGCGCCTCACTTTCCCGGCTGCCGCGACCCCGCGGTCGCAACGAAGTGCCGCCGCACGATAA
- a CDS encoding ABC transporter permease, translating into MAYQAKSALEVQLDVLGALMLRDIRTRFGGTMWGYCIAVGWPCAHVLVITGFYAVRHMPTPIGDSIVLFAVSGLSPYIIMNYTARKMMEGPLQNKQLIYFPQVKFFDVVMSRALVEICTSSLSIFLVFFIAACCGAQVLPHDAFAFCEAMLLALCFALSLGFLNVFISQIFPPWQIGVIVPMLIMYFTSGVVFVTESMPAVIYEYVQWNPLMHIVKVCRSSFYPGYGADASILYVLMVCGTLLMAGLLGIRFIVPRFYN; encoded by the coding sequence ATGGCGTACCAGGCGAAGTCGGCGCTCGAGGTCCAGCTGGACGTGCTCGGCGCACTCATGCTGCGCGACATCCGCACCCGCTTCGGCGGCACGATGTGGGGTTACTGCATCGCCGTCGGATGGCCCTGCGCCCACGTCCTCGTCATCACCGGCTTCTACGCCGTCCGGCACATGCCGACGCCGATCGGCGACAGCATCGTGCTGTTTGCCGTCTCCGGGTTGTCGCCGTATATCATCATGAACTATACGGCCCGAAAGATGATGGAGGGTCCTCTCCAGAACAAGCAGCTCATTTATTTTCCGCAAGTCAAATTCTTCGACGTCGTCATGTCGCGCGCTCTCGTCGAAATCTGTACCAGCAGCCTCAGTATTTTCTTGGTATTCTTCATCGCGGCATGTTGCGGTGCGCAGGTCCTTCCGCATGATGCGTTTGCATTTTGTGAAGCCATGCTGCTTGCGTTATGCTTTGCTCTGTCATTGGGGTTTTTGAATGTTTTTATATCGCAAATATTTCCGCCGTGGCAGATCGGCGTCATCGTTCCAATGCTTATCATGTATTTTACTAGCGGCGTCGTCTTTGTGACCGAATCGATGCCTGCCGTCATCTACGAATACGTGCAGTGGAATCCCTTGATGCATATCGTCAAGGTCTGCCGGTCGTCGTTCTATCCGGGTTACGGTGCGGATGCGTCGATCCTGTACGTGCTCATGGTGTGCGGAACGCTGTTGATGGCCGGTCTTCTGGGTATCCGTTTCATCGTGCCGCGCTTCTACAACTGA
- a CDS encoding TIM44-like domain-containing protein, whose product MMTPFSRGRRTALALGLAALMAVAATPGEARPGGGGSMGSRGSKTFSAPAPTTTAPGAAAPMQRSMTQPGSPMGAPAAPQRRFGGGFFAGLLGAGLLGALIGGGFFGGLGGIASFLGLLLQVGLLVGVVMLVMRFLRRRREEPAMAGAYHRSGPAAGPGGPLGGGLGGGLGGGLGGLGAGLGANAGGGAAAQGRPPQRDEVGIGPQDFDAFERTLTQVQLAYGAEDAATLRRLTTPEMFGYFGEEIRANAARGVVNKIADVKLQQGDLAEAWREGPVDYATVAMRYTLRDALISRANGQVVETNPSEATEVWTFMRQRGGEWVVSAIQQTR is encoded by the coding sequence ATGATGACCCCCTTCTCCCGCGGCCGCCGGACGGCTCTGGCTCTCGGCCTGGCGGCCCTGATGGCCGTGGCGGCGACGCCCGGCGAGGCGCGTCCCGGCGGCGGCGGCTCCATGGGCTCGCGCGGCAGCAAGACCTTTTCGGCGCCGGCTCCGACGACGACCGCTCCGGGCGCCGCAGCACCGATGCAGCGCTCGATGACCCAGCCCGGCTCGCCGATGGGCGCGCCTGCGGCGCCGCAGCGGCGCTTCGGCGGCGGCTTCTTCGCCGGCCTGCTCGGTGCGGGTCTGCTCGGCGCCCTGATCGGCGGCGGCTTCTTCGGCGGCCTTGGCGGCATCGCCTCGTTCCTCGGCCTGCTGCTCCAGGTCGGCCTGCTGGTCGGCGTGGTGATGCTGGTGATGCGCTTCCTGCGCCGTCGTCGGGAAGAACCGGCCATGGCGGGCGCCTATCACCGCAGCGGCCCGGCTGCCGGCCCCGGCGGCCCGCTCGGTGGCGGGCTGGGCGGTGGTCTCGGCGGAGGCCTTGGTGGCCTCGGTGCCGGTCTCGGCGCGAATGCCGGTGGTGGGGCTGCCGCGCAAGGTCGCCCGCCCCAGCGCGACGAGGTCGGTATCGGCCCGCAGGATTTCGACGCCTTCGAGCGCACGCTGACCCAGGTCCAGCTCGCCTACGGCGCCGAGGATGCCGCCACCCTGCGCCGCCTCACCACGCCGGAGATGTTCGGGTATTTCGGCGAGGAGATCAGGGCCAACGCCGCCCGCGGCGTGGTCAACAAGATCGCCGACGTGAAACTGCAGCAGGGCGACCTCGCCGAGGCTTGGCGCGAGGGTCCGGTCGACTACGCCACCGTGGCGATGCGCTACACCTTGCGCGACGCGCTGATCAGCCGGGCCAACGGGCAGGTCGTCGAGACCAACCCCTCCGAGGCGACGGAGGTCTGGACCTTCATGCGCCAGCGCGGCGGCGAATGGGTGGTCTCGGCCATCCAGCAAACCCGGTAA
- a CDS encoding peroxidase-related enzyme (This protein belongs to a clade of uncharacterized proteins related to peroxidases such as the alkylhydroperoxidase AhpD.), translated as MALDLPPSPDLSPEMRAYFDKCREKIGFVPNVLLAYAHDTAKLEAFAALYNDLMLAPSGLSKLEREMIAVAVSSVNRCYYCLTAHGAAVRSLSGDPVLGEMMAMNYRAADLSPRHRAMLDFAVALTEAPWTIEEEDREALRDAGFSERDLWDISAVTSFFNMSNRMASAVDMRPNRSYHGEARALPGPDEA; from the coding sequence ATGGCCCTCGACCTCCCGCCCTCGCCCGACCTGTCGCCGGAGATGCGGGCCTATTTCGACAAATGCCGCGAGAAGATCGGCTTCGTGCCGAACGTGCTGCTGGCCTATGCCCACGACACCGCCAAGCTCGAGGCTTTCGCCGCCCTCTACAACGACCTGATGCTGGCGCCCTCCGGCCTGTCGAAGCTGGAGCGCGAGATGATCGCCGTGGCGGTGTCGAGCGTGAACCGCTGCTATTACTGCCTCACCGCGCATGGTGCCGCCGTCCGCAGCCTCTCGGGCGATCCGGTGCTGGGCGAGATGATGGCGATGAACTACCGCGCCGCCGACCTCTCGCCCCGCCATCGCGCCATGCTCGACTTCGCGGTGGCGCTCACCGAGGCGCCCTGGACCATCGAGGAGGAGGACCGCGAGGCCCTGCGCGATGCCGGCTTCTCCGAGCGCGACCTGTGGGACATCTCCGCGGTGACGAGCTTCTTCAACATGTCGAACCGCATGGCCTCGGCCGTCGACATGCGCCCGAACCGCTCCTACCACGGCGAGGCGAGGGCCTTGCCTGGTCCGGACGAGGCCTGA
- the lipB gene encoding lipoyl(octanoyl) transferase LipB, translating into MVNDRLGTAPGSLLPAPGSPPVEWVVRDALLDYREAEGAMEARAAAISEGRALERVWLVEHPPLYTAGTSAREADLVAPERFPVHRTGRGGQYTYHGPGQRVAYVMLDLNRRRPDLRAYVAALEAWLIATLDAFTVRGERREDRVGVWVRRPEKGPGVEDKIAAIGIRVRRWTTFHGISLNVEPDLSHFSGIVPCGVREHGVTSLVDLGRPVTMPEVDAVLRGRFEAIFGPTVLVDDE; encoded by the coding sequence TTGGTAAACGACCGGCTCGGAACCGCTCCCGGCAGCCTCCTGCCCGCCCCCGGCAGCCCCCCCGTCGAGTGGGTCGTTCGCGACGCGCTCCTCGACTACCGCGAAGCGGAAGGCGCGATGGAGGCGCGGGCGGCCGCGATCTCAGAGGGCCGCGCCCTGGAGCGCGTCTGGCTCGTCGAGCACCCGCCGCTCTACACCGCCGGCACCTCCGCCAGGGAGGCCGACCTGGTGGCGCCGGAGCGCTTCCCGGTCCACCGCACGGGGAGGGGAGGGCAATACACCTATCACGGCCCCGGCCAGCGGGTCGCCTACGTGATGCTCGACCTCAACCGGCGTCGGCCGGACCTGCGCGCCTACGTGGCCGCCCTCGAGGCCTGGCTGATCGCGACCCTCGACGCCTTCACGGTGCGGGGCGAGCGCCGGGAGGACCGGGTCGGGGTCTGGGTGCGCCGGCCGGAGAAGGGGCCGGGCGTCGAGGACAAGATCGCGGCGATCGGCATCCGGGTGCGGCGCTGGACGACCTTCCACGGCATCAGCCTCAACGTCGAGCCGGACCTGTCGCATTTCTCCGGCATCGTGCCGTGCGGCGTGCGCGAGCACGGCGTCACCAGCCTGGTCGATCTCGGCCGGCCGGTGACGATGCCGGAGGTCGATGCGGTGCTGCGGGGGCGCTTCGAGGCGATCTTCGGGCCCACGGTGCTGGTCGACGACGAATGA